In Acidobacteriota bacterium, the sequence CTCAGTGACGGTGCCTGCACCCACGGTGCGTCCACCCTCACGGATGGCAAAGCGCAGGCCCTTGGTCATCGCGATCGGCGTTAACAATTCCACTTCGATCGTCACGTTGTCCCCCG encodes:
- the tuf gene encoding elongation factor Tu (EF-Tu; promotes GTP-dependent binding of aminoacyl-tRNA to the A-site of ribosomes during protein biosynthesis; when the tRNA anticodon matches the mRNA codon, GTP hydrolysis results; the inactive EF-Tu-GDP leaves the ribosome and release of GDP is promoted by elongation factor Ts; many prokaryotes have two copies of the gene encoding EF-Tu); this translates as GDNVTIEVELLTPIAMTKGLRFAIREGGRTVGAGTVTEIVE